One Sphingomonas sabuli genomic region harbors:
- a CDS encoding YjbE family putative metal transport protein (Members of this highly hydrophobic protein family,regularly are found preceded by the yybP-ykoY manganese riboswitch (see RF00080). A metal cation transport function is proposed.) — MFETLLSAVAAEAGGLGGPAEIWNSIVRDFSNIGEPGAFAAFVQVLLIDLVLAGDNAIVVGALAAGLPPEQRRKVILLGVLAALVLRVAFALLVTQLLQIVGLILAGGLLLLWVAWRMWRELHHGGESPGSAEIEGDEHSGLKPAKSFAAAAWAVAVADVSMSLDNVLAVAGAAREHPGILIVGLIFAVALMGIAANVIAKYIERYRWIGYGGLIVILWVAGKMIWDGYNDVAPALGWPAVAGA, encoded by the coding sequence GTGTTCGAGACGTTGCTGAGCGCGGTTGCAGCCGAGGCTGGCGGCCTGGGTGGCCCGGCGGAAATCTGGAATTCTATCGTCCGCGACTTTTCCAACATCGGCGAGCCCGGCGCTTTTGCCGCGTTCGTCCAGGTGTTGCTGATCGATCTCGTCCTAGCCGGCGACAATGCAATCGTGGTCGGCGCGCTGGCCGCGGGCCTGCCGCCCGAACAGCGGCGCAAGGTCATCCTGCTCGGCGTGCTGGCGGCGCTGGTCCTGCGTGTCGCCTTCGCCCTTCTGGTCACCCAGCTACTTCAGATCGTTGGATTAATTCTCGCCGGCGGCCTGCTCTTGCTGTGGGTTGCGTGGCGCATGTGGCGCGAGCTTCATCACGGCGGCGAAAGCCCGGGCTCGGCCGAGATCGAGGGCGACGAGCACAGCGGCCTCAAGCCCGCGAAAAGCTTCGCCGCCGCCGCCTGGGCCGTCGCCGTGGCGGATGTCAGCATGAGCCTCGACAACGTGCTGGCGGTGGCTGGCGCGGCGCGCGAGCATCCCGGCATTCTTATCGTCGGCCTGATCTTTGCGGTCGCCCTGATGGGCATCGCGGCCAACGTCATCGCCAAATATATCGAGCGATACCGGTGGATCGGCTACGGCGGCCTGATCGTGATTCTGTGGGTTGCCGGCAAGATGATCTGGGACGGTTACAACGACGTTGCCCCTGCGTTGGGCTGGCCGGCGGTCGCCGGCGCCTAG
- a CDS encoding YjbE family putative metal transport protein (Members of this highly hydrophobic protein family,regularly are found preceded by the yybP-ykoY manganese riboswitch (see RF00080). A metal cation transport function is proposed.), whose protein sequence is MLSGFSFSTVFTTAGAAKLGQIVVGDLTMAGDNVVIMGSLASGLPERERRRVLLFGVSLALVFLITFAVLATQLLKITGLVFAGGLLLLWVAYNMFRELHPAHAVVADDPDTDAVEGPRATRTFFQAAVQIAIADLSMSLDNVLLVASIARDNPALLVIGLTFSVLLMGLAANYVARLIQRYHWINYIGLAVILYVAATMVYEGWVGDEHLLGLRTVLGLG, encoded by the coding sequence ATGCTGTCCGGATTCAGCTTTTCGACCGTCTTCACGACCGCGGGCGCCGCAAAGCTCGGTCAGATCGTCGTCGGCGACCTGACCATGGCCGGCGACAACGTCGTCATCATGGGATCCCTCGCTTCGGGCCTGCCTGAACGCGAGCGGCGACGGGTTCTGCTGTTCGGCGTGTCGCTGGCGCTGGTGTTCCTGATCACCTTCGCCGTGCTGGCGACGCAGCTCCTTAAGATCACCGGCCTGGTCTTTGCCGGCGGCCTGCTGCTGCTGTGGGTCGCGTACAACATGTTCCGCGAGCTGCATCCGGCGCACGCGGTCGTCGCCGACGACCCCGACACCGACGCGGTCGAAGGCCCGCGAGCGACCCGGACCTTTTTCCAGGCCGCGGTGCAGATCGCCATAGCCGATCTCAGCATGAGCCTCGATAACGTGCTGCTGGTCGCGTCCATCGCCCGGGATAATCCAGCGCTGCTGGTCATCGGCCTGACCTTTTCGGTGCTGCTGATGGGACTTGCCGCCAATTACGTTGCGCGGCTGATTCAGCGCTATCACTGGATCAACTACATCGGGCTCGCCGTCATCCTCTACGTCGCCGCGACGATGGTATACGAAGGCTGGGTCGGCGATGAGCATTTACTCGGCTTGAGAACCGTTCTCGGTCTCGGCTAG
- the rho gene encoding transcription termination factor Rho gives MHLKDLKQKSPAELVTMAEEAGIEGASTMRKQDIMFSILKVEAEDGAEIIGSGTIEVLNDGFGFLRSPEANYLAGPDDIYVAPATVRRFGLRTGDTVEGEIRAPKDGERYFALTRVTSINFDDPETVRHRVNFDNLTPLYPDSKLKLDTLDPTIKDKSARVIDIVAPLGKGQRALIVAPPRTGKTVLLQNIARAITDNNPEVFLIVLLIDERPEEVTDMQRSVKGEVISSTFDEPASRHVQVAEMVIEKAKRLVEHKKDVVILLDSITRLGRAYNTVVPSSGKVLTGGVDANALQRPKRFFGAARNIEEGGSLSIIATALIDTGSKMDEVIFEEFKGTGNSEIVLDRKVSDKRIFPSLDVGKSGTRKEELLVDQATLTKMWVLRRILMQMGTVDAMQFLLDKMKDAKSNEDFFASMNQ, from the coding sequence ATGCATCTTAAAGACCTCAAGCAGAAATCGCCCGCCGAACTCGTCACCATGGCCGAAGAGGCCGGGATCGAGGGCGCATCCACGATGCGCAAGCAGGACATCATGTTCTCGATCCTCAAGGTCGAGGCGGAAGATGGCGCTGAAATCATCGGCAGCGGCACGATCGAGGTATTGAACGACGGTTTCGGTTTCCTGCGCTCGCCGGAAGCCAATTATCTGGCCGGCCCGGACGACATTTACGTCGCCCCGGCGACGGTGCGGCGCTTTGGCCTGCGCACCGGGGATACGGTCGAAGGCGAGATTCGCGCGCCCAAGGATGGCGAGCGCTATTTCGCGCTGACCCGCGTCACGTCGATCAATTTCGATGATCCGGAAACGGTCCGCCATCGCGTCAACTTCGACAATCTCACCCCGCTCTATCCTGACAGCAAGCTCAAGCTCGACACGCTCGACCCGACCATCAAGGACAAGTCGGCGCGGGTGATCGACATCGTCGCTCCGCTCGGCAAGGGGCAGCGCGCGCTGATCGTGGCGCCGCCGCGGACCGGCAAGACCGTCCTGCTGCAGAACATCGCGCGGGCGATCACCGACAATAATCCCGAGGTATTCCTGATCGTCCTGCTGATCGACGAGCGGCCGGAAGAAGTGACCGACATGCAGCGCAGCGTGAAGGGCGAGGTCATTTCCTCGACCTTTGACGAACCTGCGTCGCGGCACGTGCAGGTCGCGGAAATGGTGATCGAGAAGGCCAAGCGCCTGGTCGAGCACAAGAAGGACGTCGTTATCCTGCTCGACAGCATCACCCGCCTTGGCCGCGCCTACAACACGGTCGTGCCGAGCTCGGGCAAGGTACTGACCGGTGGTGTCGACGCCAATGCTCTGCAGCGGCCCAAGCGCTTCTTCGGCGCCGCGCGCAACATCGAGGAAGGCGGTTCGCTGTCGATCATCGCCACCGCGTTGATCGATACCGGGTCGAAGATGGACGAGGTCATCTTCGAAGAGTTCAAGGGCACCGGTAACAGCGAAATCGTGCTCGACCGCAAGGTCAGCGACAAGCGCATCTTCCCGTCGCTGGACGTCGGCAAGTCCGGAACCCGCAAGGAGGAACTGCTGGTCGATCAGGCGACGCTTACCAAGATGTGGGTGCTGCGCCGGATCCTGATGCAGATGGGCACGGTCGACGCCATGCAGTTCCTGCTCGACAAGATGAAGGACGCCAAGTCGAACGAGGATTTCTTCGCTTCGATGAACCAGTAG
- a CDS encoding metal-dependent hydrolase — protein sequence MPTVLTHAVLPLVGVVALSSPPVSRRLVVAAMVAGMLPDADVVGRAFGIPHTADLGHRGATHSILFAALAGFIGLTLHRWFDVPRRRAALVLFLSTLSHPLTDMLTDGGKGMMLFWPVEHDRFAFLARPVTVSHVGLQDLFSGRIWSVLASEAVFLIAPAIVLGLLFHAARRSFARRPD from the coding sequence GTGCCGACCGTCCTGACCCATGCGGTACTGCCGCTGGTCGGGGTAGTAGCGCTCAGCAGCCCGCCCGTGTCCCGCCGGCTGGTGGTCGCTGCGATGGTGGCCGGCATGCTGCCAGATGCGGATGTCGTCGGCCGGGCCTTCGGCATTCCCCATACCGCCGACCTCGGCCATCGAGGGGCGACGCACAGCATCCTTTTTGCCGCCTTGGCAGGCTTCATCGGCCTCACCCTGCACCGCTGGTTCGACGTGCCGCGCCGACGCGCCGCGCTGGTGCTGTTCCTCAGCACCCTGTCGCATCCGCTGACCGACATGCTGACCGATGGCGGCAAGGGGATGATGCTGTTCTGGCCCGTCGAGCACGACCGGTTCGCGTTTCTCGCCCGGCCGGTGACCGTATCGCACGTCGGGTTGCAGGATCTCTTCAGCGGGCGGATCTGGTCCGTACTGGCGTCGGAAGCCGTGTTCCTGATCGCCCCCGCAATCGTCCTCGGCCTGCTATTTCACGCGGCCAGGCGCAGTTTTGCACGGCGTCCTGATTGA
- a CDS encoding CopD family protein has translation MNEMSGFLGAAYPWVKAAHVTFVIYWIAGLLLLPRFYVYHHETSAGSAEDRAWIERERRTRTIILSPALIAVWLLGLLLALNVGAFSEGWFHAKLALVIGLSAYQGWLGSYGKQLAAGKRSASDKTLRMMNEIPGIVAALVVVLVIVRPF, from the coding sequence ATGAACGAGATGAGCGGCTTTCTCGGTGCGGCCTACCCGTGGGTGAAGGCGGCGCACGTCACTTTCGTCATCTACTGGATCGCCGGGCTGCTGCTGCTGCCGCGTTTCTACGTCTACCATCACGAAACCAGTGCCGGTTCGGCCGAGGATCGCGCGTGGATCGAGCGTGAGCGGCGGACCCGCACGATCATCCTCTCACCCGCCCTGATCGCGGTGTGGCTGCTCGGCCTGCTGCTGGCGCTCAATGTCGGCGCGTTCAGCGAAGGCTGGTTCCACGCCAAACTCGCGCTGGTCATCGGCCTGTCCGCCTATCAGGGCTGGCTCGGCAGCTACGGCAAGCAACTCGCGGCAGGCAAGCGGTCGGCCAGCGACAAGACCTTGCGGATGATGAACGAAATTCCGGGCATCGTCGCGGCGCTGGTCGTCGTGCTGGTCATCGTCCGCCCCTTCTGA
- the hemE gene encoding uroporphyrinogen decarboxylase yields MPDGPAKSGKPILRVLGGERVDSPPLWLMRQAGRYLPEYRQLRKDKGSFLDLVYDSEAAAEVTVQPLKRFAFDAAILFSDILIVPFAIGQNLSFVAGEGPRLTPPLMAADLDNLTPNLTRLEPIYETVAKVKARLDPATTLIGFAGSPWTVATYMTAGQGSREQSDTRRLAYLDPERFGEIMARIEKVTLNYLSRQIEAGAEVVQLFDSWSGSLAPAQFEQWVIAPTARLVERLRDEHPDVPIIGFPKGAGARLAAYARETAVDCVGLDETMDPAWADRELPAGLPVQGNLDPLALLAGGEAMASAVARILEALSARPHIFNLGHGIIKETPIAHVERLVELVKGRQ; encoded by the coding sequence TTGCCGGACGGGCCCGCGAAAAGCGGAAAGCCGATCCTCAGGGTACTCGGCGGCGAGCGGGTGGACAGCCCGCCATTGTGGCTGATGCGCCAGGCCGGCCGCTACCTTCCCGAATATCGCCAGTTGCGGAAGGACAAAGGCAGCTTCCTTGATCTCGTCTATGACAGCGAGGCCGCGGCGGAAGTCACCGTCCAACCGCTCAAGCGCTTCGCTTTCGACGCCGCGATCCTGTTTTCCGACATCCTCATCGTGCCCTTCGCGATTGGTCAGAATCTGAGCTTCGTGGCCGGCGAAGGGCCGCGGCTGACGCCGCCGTTGATGGCCGCCGACCTCGACAACCTCACGCCAAACCTGACCCGGCTGGAGCCGATCTACGAGACGGTTGCGAAGGTGAAGGCGCGGCTCGACCCGGCGACGACCCTGATCGGTTTTGCCGGCAGCCCGTGGACCGTCGCCACCTACATGACCGCCGGCCAGGGCAGCCGCGAACAGTCCGATACCCGCCGTCTGGCCTATCTCGATCCCGAGCGGTTCGGGGAGATCATGGCGCGGATCGAAAAGGTCACGCTCAACTATCTGAGCCGCCAGATCGAGGCGGGCGCCGAGGTCGTGCAATTGTTCGACAGCTGGTCGGGCAGCCTGGCGCCGGCGCAATTCGAACAATGGGTGATCGCGCCGACCGCGCGGCTGGTCGAACGGCTGCGCGACGAGCATCCGGACGTGCCGATCATCGGCTTTCCCAAGGGCGCCGGGGCTCGGCTGGCGGCGTATGCGCGTGAGACCGCGGTGGACTGCGTAGGGCTCGACGAGACGATGGACCCGGCCTGGGCCGATCGCGAACTGCCAGCCGGGTTGCCGGTGCAGGGCAATCTCGACCCGCTGGCGCTGCTTGCCGGGGGCGAAGCGATGGCCAGCGCGGTCGCTCGCATCCTCGAGGCCTTGTCGGCGCGGCCGCATATCTTCAACCTGGGCCACGGGATCATCAAGGAAACGCCGATCGCGCATGTCGAGCGGCTGGTCGAGCTGGTAAAGGGACGGCAATGA
- a CDS encoding Maf family protein, with amino-acid sequence MLDQAGVEHIAVPAAIDEDQEKARQRNPRALAAALAEAKAVKVSVERPDSWVIGSDSVVSVGDRMFDKPADREQAAEHLRFFSGQPMVLTSAVALARGGTVEWTDCDSARLQVRPLSDKFIDAYLDAEWPEVGYCVGVFRLEGRGVQLFESIDGSYFTILGMPLLPLLGALRDRGIVAA; translated from the coding sequence ATGCTCGACCAGGCGGGCGTCGAACACATCGCCGTCCCCGCAGCGATCGACGAGGATCAGGAAAAAGCGCGCCAGCGCAATCCGCGGGCGCTGGCGGCCGCGCTGGCCGAGGCCAAGGCGGTCAAGGTCAGCGTGGAGCGGCCGGACTCGTGGGTCATCGGCAGCGATTCCGTGGTCAGTGTGGGCGACCGCATGTTCGACAAGCCCGCCGACCGGGAGCAGGCCGCCGAACATCTCAGGTTCTTTTCCGGCCAGCCTATGGTGCTGACCAGCGCCGTCGCCCTGGCGCGCGGCGGCACGGTCGAATGGACGGACTGCGACAGCGCCCGGCTTCAGGTGCGCCCCCTGTCGGACAAGTTCATCGACGCCTATCTGGATGCCGAATGGCCGGAGGTCGGCTATTGTGTTGGCGTATTCCGCCTGGAGGGCCGCGGCGTGCAATTGTTCGAAAGCATCGACGGCAGCTATTTCACCATCCTCGGCATGCCCCTGCTGCCGCTGCTCGGCGCATTGCGCGACCGCGGGATCGTCGCGGCATGA
- the coaE gene encoding dephospho-CoA kinase (Dephospho-CoA kinase (CoaE) performs the final step in coenzyme A biosynthesis.), which produces MIRLALTGSIGMGKSTVAAMFRDAGIPVFDADATVRRLQGPGGTLVRKIEQRFPGSTGPDGVDRDALSAMVLGDPAELAALEAIVHPAVHHERTRFIVEHGDAPALLFEIPLLFETGGASTFDKVIVVSAPADIQRARVMARTGMTAEKFEALLARQMPDADKRAAADFVIDTGGDLSTTQRQVRDILTCLGLPTDG; this is translated from the coding sequence ATGATCCGGCTGGCGCTGACCGGGTCCATCGGCATGGGCAAGTCGACCGTCGCGGCGATGTTTCGCGATGCCGGCATCCCGGTGTTCGACGCCGATGCAACCGTCCGCCGGCTGCAGGGCCCGGGCGGCACTTTGGTGCGCAAGATCGAACAGCGCTTTCCCGGATCGACCGGTCCCGACGGCGTCGACCGCGATGCGCTGTCGGCGATGGTCCTGGGCGACCCTGCGGAGCTCGCCGCGCTGGAGGCGATTGTTCACCCCGCGGTGCATCACGAACGCACCCGTTTCATCGTCGAACATGGCGACGCGCCTGCCTTGCTGTTCGAAATTCCCCTGCTGTTCGAAACCGGCGGGGCGAGCACGTTCGACAAGGTGATCGTCGTGTCCGCGCCGGCCGACATCCAGCGCGCGCGAGTGATGGCACGGACCGGCATGACCGCGGAGAAGTTCGAAGCGCTGCTGGCGCGGCAGATGCCCGACGCCGACAAGCGCGCCGCGGCCGATTTCGTCATCGACACCGGCGGCGACCTATCCACAACTCAGCGGCAGGTGCGCGACATACTGACTTGTCTCGGACTCCCGACCGATGGTTAA
- the dnaQ gene encoding DNA polymerase III subunit epsilon, whose protein sequence is MREIVFDTETTGLDPAGGDRIVEIGCVEMFNRSETGRHFHAYFNPDRPMPPGAEAVHGLSDVFLSDKPRFLERAEELLDFLEDSPLVAHNASFDFGFLNHELGQCGRTVICTSRMVDTLAIARTRHPGAKHSLDALCTRFGVDRSRRIKHGALLDAQLLAQVYIELTGGRQIGLGLVEDTEDMDIAVVAGTVTIREPRPARPHFAADEELERHRAFISQLANPLWERLSAAS, encoded by the coding sequence ATGCGGGAAATCGTCTTCGACACCGAAACCACCGGCCTCGATCCGGCGGGCGGCGACCGCATCGTCGAGATCGGTTGCGTCGAGATGTTCAATCGGTCCGAAACCGGCCGCCACTTCCACGCTTATTTCAATCCCGACCGGCCGATGCCGCCGGGGGCCGAAGCGGTGCACGGCCTGAGCGACGTCTTCCTGTCGGACAAGCCGCGCTTTCTCGAGCGGGCGGAAGAGCTGCTCGATTTTCTCGAGGATTCGCCGCTGGTCGCCCATAACGCCAGCTTCGATTTCGGCTTTCTCAACCACGAACTGGGCCAGTGCGGCCGAACCGTTATCTGCACCAGCCGGATGGTCGACACGCTGGCCATCGCACGGACGCGTCATCCCGGCGCAAAGCACAGCCTCGATGCTTTGTGCACGCGCTTCGGCGTCGACCGCAGCCGGCGGATCAAGCACGGCGCCCTGCTCGACGCGCAGCTGCTGGCGCAGGTTTACATCGAACTGACCGGCGGCCGGCAGATCGGGCTTGGCCTGGTGGAAGACACCGAAGACATGGATATCGCGGTCGTCGCCGGCACGGTCACGATCCGCGAACCCCGCCCCGCGCGCCCGCATTTTGCCGCTGATGAGGAACTGGAACGCCACCGTGCGTTCATCTCCCAGCTGGCCAATCCGCTGTGGGAGCGGCTGTCCGCCGCAAGTTGA
- the hpf gene encoding ribosome hibernation-promoting factor, HPF/YfiA family, whose product MDVRVADHQVETSESIKEHAVSRIEELTEKYYSRAVGANVTFGKGPHEHFVCDIVAPVGQGVVLKASHRAPTAQAAFESAADKIETQLRRYSRRLKQRKPSPEPMPDLEANASYRVFAAAEEQDDAPDNPTIVAEAKVDIPKAAVADAVMMMDLRNTTALMFRNTKTGELNMVYRREDGNIGWVEPQ is encoded by the coding sequence GTGGACGTCCGCGTCGCAGATCATCAGGTCGAAACCAGCGAGTCCATCAAGGAGCATGCGGTCAGCCGCATCGAGGAGCTGACCGAGAAATATTATTCGCGCGCGGTCGGCGCCAACGTCACCTTCGGCAAGGGTCCGCACGAACATTTCGTCTGCGACATTGTTGCGCCGGTCGGCCAGGGTGTGGTGCTGAAGGCTTCGCACCGCGCACCGACGGCGCAGGCCGCGTTTGAAAGCGCCGCCGACAAGATCGAGACCCAGCTCCGCCGCTACAGCCGCCGGTTGAAACAGCGCAAGCCGAGCCCGGAGCCGATGCCGGATCTGGAAGCGAACGCATCCTATCGCGTGTTCGCGGCGGCTGAGGAGCAGGATGATGCGCCGGACAATCCGACCATCGTGGCCGAAGCCAAGGTCGACATTCCCAAGGCGGCGGTGGCCGACGCGGTGATGATGATGGACCTGCGCAACACCACCGCGTTGATGTTCCGCAACACGAAGACCGGCGAACTCAACATGGTCTATCGCCGCGAAGACGGGAATATCGGCTGGGTCGAACCCCAGTAG
- a CDS encoding PTS sugar transporter subunit IIA encodes MHLTEFLDFDAIKPAVPAGNKRSLLNQLASLAATRLDVAPAAILETIAEREKLGSTGFGDGVAIPHGKVDGLNRIYCLFVRLAEPVRYKAIDGEPVDLVFLLLSPPDAGADHLKALAAISRVIRHAPTLEKMRGARSRDALAAVLLAADERDAA; translated from the coding sequence ATGCATCTCACCGAATTTCTCGATTTCGACGCCATCAAGCCGGCGGTTCCCGCGGGTAACAAGCGCTCGCTGCTCAACCAGCTGGCGAGCCTTGCCGCGACTCGTCTCGACGTCGCGCCGGCGGCCATCCTCGAAACCATCGCGGAGCGCGAGAAGCTTGGCTCGACGGGCTTTGGCGACGGCGTCGCCATTCCGCACGGCAAGGTCGACGGTCTCAACCGCATCTATTGCCTGTTCGTGCGCCTGGCCGAACCGGTTCGCTACAAGGCGATCGACGGGGAGCCGGTGGATCTCGTCTTTCTGTTGCTGTCCCCGCCCGACGCCGGCGCCGACCACCTCAAGGCACTGGCAGCAATCAGCCGGGTGATCCGCCACGCCCCGACGCTCGAGAAGATGCGCGGCGCGCGCAGCCGCGATGCGCTGGCCGCCGTGCTGCTGGCTGCCGACGAGCGCGACGCGGCCTGA
- a CDS encoding DUF1491 family protein, with translation MTEPRLTALVEASSLIRRASANGDFAAILRKGDPERGSLIIVVRSKGDYVAVLERALGVDGIYRWERTGPKESDSSQNLADFLNRRAGFDPDLWLIELDIAQAERFIAETTSSG, from the coding sequence ATGACCGAGCCTCGCCTGACGGCGTTGGTCGAAGCATCCAGCCTGATTCGCCGCGCCAGCGCCAATGGCGACTTCGCGGCCATCCTGCGCAAGGGCGATCCCGAGCGCGGATCCCTGATCATCGTCGTTCGAAGCAAGGGCGACTATGTCGCGGTGCTCGAACGTGCGCTGGGTGTCGACGGCATTTACCGTTGGGAGCGGACCGGACCGAAGGAAAGCGATTCTTCGCAAAATTTAGCCGATTTCTTGAATCGCCGAGCGGGCTTCGATCCCGATTTATGGTTAATTGAGCTAGATATCGCACAGGCAGAACGATTCATCGCTGAAACGACTTCGTCGGGTTGA
- a CDS encoding cell wall hydrolase: MSAGSVAPAQVGPDTDALLPAQTAVTSTDLAKQLLRESDQVAVPTVATTPVAEPAVAEPAAEEAGPSLDAKADLSTLVSQLRGTEPGSRQLECLAAGIYFESKGEPLAGQLAVGEVIANRAGSGRFPSSYCGVLLQRGQFSFVRGNSWPSISKGSAAWKTAVAIAKIVDRDLKDSGAATALFFHAKRVTPGWRKKRVASIGNHVFYR, translated from the coding sequence ATGAGCGCGGGTTCGGTCGCCCCGGCGCAAGTCGGTCCTGACACGGACGCGCTGCTCCCGGCCCAGACCGCCGTCACCTCCACCGATCTTGCCAAGCAATTGCTGCGCGAATCGGACCAGGTCGCGGTTCCAACGGTCGCCACGACCCCGGTCGCAGAACCCGCCGTTGCCGAACCGGCCGCGGAAGAGGCCGGCCCGTCACTCGATGCCAAGGCCGATCTGTCGACCCTCGTGTCACAGCTTCGCGGCACCGAGCCCGGCAGCCGCCAGCTCGAATGCCTGGCCGCCGGCATCTATTTCGAATCCAAGGGTGAGCCGCTGGCCGGCCAGCTTGCGGTCGGCGAAGTGATCGCCAATCGCGCCGGCAGCGGGCGATTCCCCAGCAGCTATTGCGGCGTGCTCCTGCAGCGCGGCCAATTCTCTTTCGTCCGCGGCAACAGCTGGCCCAGCATCTCCAAGGGCAGCGCGGCGTGGAAGACCGCGGTGGCGATCGCCAAGATCGTCGATCGCGACCTCAAGGATTCGGGCGCTGCCACGGCCCTGTTCTTTCACGCCAAGCGCGTGACCCCGGGCTGGCGCAAGAAGCGCGTCGCCTCGATCGGCAACCACGTCTTCTATCGCTAG
- a CDS encoding MmcB family DNA repair protein, translating into MSSAPDSLLQPCFADAAPIAADVARGVTRLFCRQDLFGFCEVPLPNGRRADIMAIDAKGLLTIVEIKVAKADLVGDCKWLDYLDYCDRFFWAVPPDLAVILDGERYLPGEAGLIVADRYDAAVVRDAAHRPMAPARRKAELLRFARRAARRLATQMDPTLGEGR; encoded by the coding sequence GTGAGCAGCGCCCCCGATTCTCTTTTGCAGCCTTGCTTTGCCGACGCCGCGCCGATCGCGGCCGATGTCGCGCGCGGGGTAACCCGCCTGTTCTGCCGCCAGGACCTCTTCGGATTTTGCGAAGTGCCGCTGCCCAACGGGCGGCGTGCGGACATCATGGCGATAGACGCCAAGGGGCTGCTGACCATCGTCGAGATCAAGGTCGCCAAGGCGGACCTGGTCGGCGACTGCAAGTGGCTCGATTATCTGGACTATTGCGACCGTTTCTTCTGGGCGGTGCCGCCGGACCTGGCCGTCATTCTCGATGGCGAACGCTATCTGCCGGGTGAAGCCGGGCTGATCGTCGCCGACCGGTACGATGCGGCGGTGGTGCGCGACGCCGCACACCGGCCAATGGCGCCCGCGCGGCGGAAGGCGGAATTGCTGCGTTTCGCGCGGCGCGCTGCGCGCCGGCTGGCGACCCAGATGGACCCGACGCTGGGCGAGGGCCGCTAG